One window of the Marmota flaviventris isolate mMarFla1 chromosome 2, mMarFla1.hap1, whole genome shotgun sequence genome contains the following:
- the LOC114107792 gene encoding cystatin-C-like: MVTTLHLPLLLLSALVAFCAASESSKLSSSSQETLGGLEDADIHEEGVQQAIDYSVGVYNQENNNLYYSRVRRVVHARQQVVAGMNYYLDLEMGRTTCTKTQSDLSECAFDDSQDEQRTFCSFQVYSVPWLGQISVTEYSCHNE, translated from the exons ATGGTGACAACTCTGCACCTCCCACTGCTCCTGCTGTCAGCCTTGGTGGCTTTCTGTGCAGCCAGTGAGAGTTCCAAGCTGAGTAGTAGCTCTCAGGAAACACTGGGTGGCCTGGAGGATGCTGACATCCATGAGGAGGGCGTTCAACAGGCAATAGACTACTCCGTGGGCGTTTACAACCAGGAGAACAACAACCTGTATTACAGCCGTGTGCGGAGGGTGGTGCATGCCCGTCAGCAG GTTGTCGCTGGGATGAACTACTACTTGGATTTGGAGATGGGTCGAACCACCTGCACTAAGACTCAGTCTGACCTATCTGAATGTGCCTTTGATGATTCACAAGATGAGCAG AGGACCTTCTGCTCCTTCCAGGTCTACAGTGTGCCCTGGCTGGGCCAAATCTCCGTGACAGAATACAGTTGTCACAATGAGTAA
- the LOC114107786 gene encoding cystatin-C-like: MAIPLHFPLLLLAAMVAGYAARPELRSSQLMLGGLEEADMQEEGVHQAIDYAISVYNQENNDPYYSRVRRVVRAHKQVVTGTNYYLDLEIGRTTCTKSQSDLAECPFIEHLHEHKRTYCSFQVYIVPWLHTISMTQYTCHND, translated from the exons ATGGCGATACCCCTGCACTTCCCACTGCTCCTTCTGGCAGCCATGGTGGCTGGCTATGCCGCAAGACCCGAACTCAGGAGCTCTCAACTAATGCTTGGTGGTCTGGAGGAGGCAGACATGCAAGAGGAGGGCGTGCATCAGGCGATTGACTACGCCATCAGCGTTTACAACCAGGAGAACAATGATCCCTACTATAGCCGTGTTCGCAGGGTGGTGCGTGCCCACAAGCAG GTTGTCACTGGGACAAACTACTACTTGGATTTGGAGATAGGTCGAACCACCTGTACTAAGTCTCAGTCTGACCTGGCCGAATGTCCCTTCATTGAGCACCTACACGAGCACAAG AGGACTTACTGCTCTTTCCAGGTCTACATTGTGCCCTGGCTGCACACGATCTCCATGACACAATACACTTGTCATAATGACTAA